In Pseudophryne corroboree isolate aPseCor3 chromosome 3, aPseCor3.hap2, whole genome shotgun sequence, a genomic segment contains:
- the LOC135056606 gene encoding glutathione S-transferase omega-1-like, with protein MSGSQRSLGKGSDAMGPVPEGVIRLYSMRFCPYAQRVRIALIAKGIKHEIVNINTKNKPDWFFEKSPLGLVPALEMSDGNIMALIPRPIYESPIVCDYLDEAFPGIKLTPADPYTKAKQKILLEYFSMMTAVLYKILFARKNNENTTELKAQFAEKFTELEERFAQLKTPYFSGKSVSMIDYMIWTWFERFNIFDVKEYLEKTPHINAWINLMLQDPAVKATFTEPDVLTAFFNLYSQDNLEAVDYGLDSFYKKI; from the exons GCAGTGATGCCATGGGACCAGTACCAGAAGGGGTCATTCGACTTTACAGCATGAGATTCTGCCCCTATGCCCAGAGAGTCAGGATTGCCCTCATTGCCAAGGGAATCAA GCACGAAATCGTGAACATTAATACAAAGAATAAGCCTGACTGGTTTTTTGAGAAAAGCCCTCTGGGTCTGGTCCCTGCTCTCGAAATGTCTGATGgaaacataatggccctcattccga ggccaatatacgaatCACCCATTGTGTGTGACTACCTGGATGAAGCCTTTCCTGGGATTAAGCTGACTCCTGCAGACCCTTATACAAaag ccaaacaAAAGATACTATTGGAGTATTTTTCCATG ATGACAGCTGTGTTGTACAAGATTCTGTTTGCAAGGAAGAATAATGAAAACACAACTGAACTGAAGGCACAGTTTGCAGAGAAGTTCACAGAACTTGAAGAG CGGTTTGCTCAGCTGAAGACCCCTTACTTCAGTGGGAAATCTGTGTCTATGATTGATTACATGATCTGGACCTGGTTTGAGCGGTTCAACATTTTTGATGTTAAAGA ATACTTGGAGAAGACCCCACACATCAATGCCTGGATCAATCTCATGTTGCAGGACCCAGCCGTGAAGGCGACATTTACTGAACCAGATGTTCTCACAGCCTTCTTCAACCTCTACTCTCAGGATAACTTGGAAGCTGTTGATTATGGCCTTGattcattttataaaaaaatatga